From one Streptomyces sp. Q6 genomic stretch:
- a CDS encoding metal-dependent hydrolase encodes MSNSRVPLKARPVSFAWDKTPLHWLPDDPFTTHTINVLHLLLPAGERWFVHVYQQVLPLIRDDRLREDVIGFIGQEAMHSQAHDEVLPHLREQGLDPTPYTAQVDWFFEKLLGDRTLPPGKARTWWLLERVALIAAIEHYTAFLGNWVLNADELDRRGADPTMLDLLRWHGAEEVEHRSVAFELFQHIDGSYRRRARTWATAFTALVFLWQRGTRFFMENDPTLPDDEARKVGWRDFHRSGRQGVLPSTGAMVRSIPRYLSRSYHPEQEGDTDQAVAYLATSPAATAAEARTGAAR; translated from the coding sequence ATGTCTAATAGCCGCGTCCCGCTGAAGGCACGCCCGGTGTCCTTCGCCTGGGACAAGACACCGCTGCACTGGCTCCCGGACGACCCGTTCACGACGCACACCATCAACGTGCTGCACCTGCTGCTCCCGGCAGGGGAACGCTGGTTCGTGCACGTCTACCAGCAGGTCCTGCCGCTCATCCGGGACGACCGGCTGCGCGAGGACGTGATCGGGTTCATCGGCCAGGAGGCCATGCACTCCCAGGCGCACGACGAGGTGCTGCCGCACCTGCGTGAGCAGGGCCTCGACCCGACGCCGTACACCGCACAAGTGGACTGGTTCTTCGAGAAGTTGCTCGGCGACCGGACCCTGCCGCCGGGCAAGGCGCGCACGTGGTGGCTGCTCGAACGCGTCGCGCTGATCGCGGCGATCGAGCACTACACGGCGTTCCTCGGCAACTGGGTCCTGAACGCCGACGAACTGGACCGGCGCGGCGCCGACCCGACGATGCTCGACCTGCTGCGCTGGCACGGCGCCGAGGAGGTCGAGCACCGGTCGGTGGCCTTCGAGCTGTTCCAGCACATCGACGGCAGCTACCGGCGGCGGGCCCGCACCTGGGCCACCGCGTTCACGGCGCTGGTCTTCCTGTGGCAGCGGGGCACGCGGTTCTTCATGGAGAACGACCCGACGCTCCCCGACGACGAGGCCCGCAAGGTCGGCTGGAGGGACTTCCACCGGAGCGGCCGGCAGGGCGTGCTGCCGTCGACCGGGGCGATGGTGCGGTCCATACCCCGCTATCTGAGCCGGAGTTACCACCCCGAGCAGGAGGGCGACACGGACCAGGCCGTCGCCTACCTCGCCACCTCGCCCGCAGCGACCGCCGCCGAAGCCCGCACCGGAGCCGCCCGATGA
- a CDS encoding PDR/VanB family oxidoreductase → MKARTLRKAVLVAGAALVVRRALRRRVRNSPLWPLPALEEPTSGRPRARALTLLVTRHEQIADGVVQLRLEGHELPAWRPGAHLDLVLPSGLVRQYSLCGDPEDTSSYTVAARLIPADEGGRGGSREVHEQVQEGAEVEVRGPRNRFPLDTDAPAHLFVAGGIGITPVLPMLREVAARGGDWALLYGGRSRASMPFLEDLAKLDADGGRVTVVAEDTDGRPDLAGALAATAPGTAVYCCGPEGLMAAVEAALPEGRTLHLERFTPRNAGDGNGPFEVELRRSGRVVEVAADSTVLAAVRAEVPNVSYSCEQGFCGTCQQRVLEGEIDHRDELLTDSERGDSMLICVSRARGERLVLDL, encoded by the coding sequence ATGAAAGCCCGCACCCTCCGCAAGGCCGTCCTCGTCGCCGGTGCCGCGCTCGTCGTGCGCCGGGCGCTGCGCCGCCGCGTCAGGAACTCCCCGCTGTGGCCGCTGCCCGCCCTGGAGGAGCCGACCTCGGGGCGGCCGCGGGCCCGCGCGCTCACCCTGCTCGTCACGCGGCACGAGCAGATAGCCGACGGCGTCGTACAACTCCGCCTGGAGGGGCACGAGTTGCCCGCCTGGCGGCCCGGGGCCCACCTCGACCTGGTACTGCCCTCCGGTCTCGTACGGCAGTACTCGCTGTGCGGCGACCCGGAGGACACGTCGTCGTACACCGTCGCCGCCCGGCTGATCCCGGCCGACGAGGGCGGGCGCGGCGGATCGCGGGAGGTGCACGAGCAGGTGCAGGAGGGCGCGGAGGTCGAGGTGCGCGGACCGCGCAACCGCTTCCCGCTCGACACGGACGCGCCCGCCCACCTCTTCGTCGCGGGCGGCATCGGCATCACGCCGGTCCTGCCGATGCTCCGTGAGGTCGCGGCGCGCGGCGGCGACTGGGCGCTGCTGTACGGGGGCCGCAGCCGGGCCTCGATGCCGTTCCTGGAGGATCTCGCGAAACTCGACGCCGACGGCGGCCGGGTGACGGTCGTCGCCGAGGACACCGACGGGCGGCCCGACCTGGCGGGCGCGCTCGCGGCCACCGCGCCGGGCACCGCCGTGTACTGCTGCGGGCCCGAGGGCCTGATGGCGGCCGTCGAGGCGGCTCTGCCCGAGGGACGCACCCTGCACCTCGAACGATTCACGCCACGCAACGCGGGCGACGGCAACGGCCCGTTCGAGGTCGAGCTGCGGCGCAGCGGCAGGGTCGTGGAGGTGGCCGCCGACTCGACGGTCCTCGCGGCGGTCCGCGCCGAGGTGCCGAACGTCTCGTACTCCTGCGAGCAGGGTTTCTGCGGTACGTGCCAACAGCGCGTCCTGGAAGGGGAGATCGACCACCGCGACGAGCTGCTCACCGACTCGGAGCGCGGCGACTCGATGCTGATCTGCGTCTCGCGGGCGCGCGGTGAACGCCTGGTGCTCGACCTGTAG
- a CDS encoding TetR/AcrR family transcriptional regulator codes for MTTGVRRRMGVEERRQQLIGVALDLFSRRSPDEVSIDEIAAAAGISRPLVYHYFPGKLSLYEAALKRAAEDLAGRFVEPQDGPLGARLLRVMGRFFDFVDEHGPGFSALMRGGPAVSAGGACSMSSASTTNALIDSVRQAAYVQILAHLGVVTPSPRLELVVRSWISLAESTALIWLDGRRIPREELQLQLVHDFAALAAVSAAYDEEMAELLRHLLADEPADGPFAELVTRLVRLAPLQGPPGGSGHAGTAER; via the coding sequence ATGACTACCGGGGTACGGCGCAGAATGGGAGTCGAGGAGCGGCGGCAGCAGTTGATCGGGGTCGCCCTCGACCTGTTCAGCAGGCGCTCCCCCGACGAGGTCTCCATCGACGAGATAGCGGCGGCCGCGGGTATCTCGCGGCCGCTCGTCTACCACTACTTCCCGGGCAAACTCAGCCTGTACGAGGCCGCGTTGAAGCGTGCGGCGGAGGATCTGGCGGGGCGGTTCGTGGAGCCGCAGGACGGTCCGCTGGGCGCGCGGCTGCTGCGGGTGATGGGCCGGTTCTTCGACTTCGTGGACGAGCACGGGCCGGGCTTCTCGGCGCTGATGCGCGGCGGCCCCGCGGTCTCCGCCGGCGGCGCCTGCTCCATGAGCTCCGCCTCCACGACGAACGCCCTCATCGACTCCGTGCGGCAGGCCGCGTACGTCCAGATCCTCGCGCACCTCGGTGTCGTCACGCCGTCCCCGCGCCTCGAACTGGTGGTGCGCTCCTGGATCTCGCTGGCCGAGTCGACGGCCCTGATCTGGCTGGACGGGCGGCGCATCCCGCGCGAGGAGCTCCAGCTCCAGCTGGTCCACGACTTCGCGGCGCTCGCCGCCGTGAGCGCCGCCTACGACGAGGAGATGGCGGAGCTGCTGCGCCACCTCCTCGCGGACGAGCCGGCCGACGGCCCCTTCGCGGAGCTGGTGACGCGGCTCGTCCGGCTGGCGCCCCTCCAGGGCCCGCCCGGCGGATCAGGTCACGCCGGTACGGCGGAGCGGTAG